A DNA window from Streptomyces asoensis contains the following coding sequences:
- a CDS encoding Clp protease N-terminal domain-containing protein: protein MFERFTKDARAVVEGAVGHAEREGAARVEETHVLLSLLDREGSRGSFALASLGLPPGGRTALLRDLDETRRRGGLSRADADALSGLGIDLTEIVSRVEETHGEGALAAAGRSGLLGGRTGRRPFARGAKELLTGTLRVAVAHGERRIGDEHLLLALTVRRGVPSEVLADHGVTHASLTRVLYGEQDRGGRPGTGTGPQAEAS, encoded by the coding sequence ATGTTCGAGCGGTTCACGAAGGACGCCCGTGCGGTGGTCGAGGGCGCGGTGGGGCATGCCGAGCGGGAAGGCGCGGCCCGGGTCGAGGAGACCCATGTGCTGCTGTCCCTGCTCGACCGGGAGGGCAGTCGCGGTTCCTTCGCGCTGGCCTCGCTCGGGCTGCCGCCCGGCGGACGGACGGCGCTGTTGCGGGACCTGGACGAGACGCGCCGTCGCGGCGGACTGAGCCGCGCCGACGCGGACGCCCTGTCCGGCCTGGGCATCGACCTGACGGAGATCGTGTCCCGGGTCGAGGAGACGCACGGCGAGGGCGCGCTGGCCGCGGCCGGCCGGAGCGGCCTCCTGGGCGGACGGACCGGGCGCCGGCCGTTCGCCCGCGGCGCCAAGGAACTGCTGACGGGAACCCTGCGCGTCGCCGTCGCGCACGGCGAACGGCGCATCGGCGACGAGCATCTGCTGCTCGCGCTGACCGTCCGCCGCGGCGTGCCCTCGGAGGTCCTCGCCGACCACGGCGTCACGCACGCGTCCCTGACCCGGGTGCTCTACGGCGAGCAGGACCGAGGGGGCCGCCCCGGGACCGGCACCGGTCCGCAGGCCGAGGCGAGCTGA
- a CDS encoding CU044_2847 family protein — protein MRGEDVTRVARIALPDGTPVWARISGAGELAAPPGRLSYSDTGFAERVEASVESLHALVTGVARSLAEPLRAVRPDEVSVEFGIELTAKAGKVVGLLADGEAKAGITVTLTWNSGPPDLDATPDATSDASPQTPPGPPPAAPPAPASDAHARGGASSGQVRRAGASPGAPMHGGADGTAAGGAA, from the coding sequence ATGAGAGGCGAGGACGTGACGAGGGTGGCGCGTATCGCGCTGCCGGACGGAACGCCCGTATGGGCGCGGATCTCGGGAGCGGGGGAACTGGCCGCGCCGCCCGGGCGGCTGTCGTACAGCGACACCGGGTTCGCGGAGCGCGTCGAGGCGAGCGTGGAGAGCCTGCACGCGCTCGTGACGGGCGTCGCGCGGTCGCTCGCCGAGCCGCTGCGCGCGGTCCGGCCCGACGAGGTGAGCGTCGAGTTCGGCATCGAGCTGACGGCCAAGGCCGGGAAGGTCGTGGGTCTGCTCGCGGACGGAGAGGCCAAGGCCGGCATCACCGTCACCCTCACCTGGAACAGCGGCCCGCCGGACCTGGATGCGACCCCGGATGCCACCTCGGACGCCTCCCCGCAGACGCCTCCCGGCCCGCCTCCGGCCGCACCCCCCGCTCCCGCGTCGGACGCACACGCGCGTGGCGGGGCGTCGTCCGGCCAGGTCCGGCGCGCGGGCGCGTCCCCCGGCGCGCCGATGCACGGGGGCGCCGACGGCACCGCGGCCGGGGGCGCCGCGTGA
- a CDS encoding HTH domain-containing protein produces MTEATDLAERAGDRDPRVGLRAVAALRRLLEQLEAVQVRSARNQGWSWQEIAAELGVTRQAVHKKYGRH; encoded by the coding sequence ATGACCGAAGCAACGGATCTCGCCGAGCGGGCCGGTGACCGCGATCCACGGGTGGGCCTGCGGGCCGTCGCCGCGCTGCGCAGGCTGCTGGAGCAGCTGGAGGCGGTGCAGGTGCGCAGTGCGCGCAACCAGGGCTGGTCGTGGCAGGAGATCGCCGCGGAACTCGGGGTCACCAGGCAGGCCGTGCACAAGAAGTACGGGAGGCATTGA
- a CDS encoding AAA family ATPase, whose amino-acid sequence MTESSEWLIYRGAGEPHDGIERLPDPPPWRDFTSRDAAGSGDGSEDRRLGAHRHLAELHRPGAEELEMINAALYLRRPLLVTGSPGAGKSTLAHSVAYELGLGNVLRWSIVSRSALQDGLYHYDAIARLQDVQIAAQGGFGSAGGSPGAVEGIGSYIRLGPLGTALLPSDTPRVLLIDELDKSDIDLPNDLLNVLEEGEFAIPELERIADRLPDGEAEVLTADGVKVRVRDGRVRCRAFPFVVLTSNGERDFPAPLMRRCIHLELGRPDHNRLATFVRAHLGVEAARAGDDLITRFLERSRSELLAADQLLNAIYLTDAAAPPSRDRLADLLIQRLDRPR is encoded by the coding sequence ATGACCGAATCCAGTGAGTGGCTCATCTACCGAGGCGCCGGCGAACCGCACGACGGGATCGAGCGGCTGCCCGATCCGCCCCCCTGGCGGGACTTCACCAGCCGGGACGCGGCCGGTTCCGGCGACGGGTCCGAGGATCGCAGGCTCGGCGCCCACCGCCACCTGGCGGAGCTGCACCGGCCGGGCGCCGAGGAACTGGAGATGATCAACGCGGCGCTGTATCTGCGCCGCCCCCTGCTCGTCACCGGCAGCCCCGGCGCGGGCAAGAGCACGCTCGCCCACTCGGTGGCCTACGAACTGGGCCTCGGCAACGTCCTGCGCTGGTCGATCGTCAGCCGTTCGGCGCTCCAGGACGGGCTCTACCACTACGACGCGATCGCCAGGCTCCAGGACGTGCAGATCGCCGCGCAGGGCGGGTTCGGTTCGGCGGGCGGCTCGCCGGGCGCGGTCGAGGGCATCGGCAGCTACATCCGTCTCGGTCCGCTCGGCACCGCGCTGCTGCCCTCCGACACCCCGCGCGTGCTGCTCATCGACGAGCTGGACAAGAGCGACATCGACCTGCCCAACGACCTGCTGAACGTGCTGGAGGAGGGCGAGTTCGCCATCCCCGAGCTGGAGCGCATCGCCGACCGGCTGCCGGACGGGGAGGCGGAGGTGCTGACGGCCGACGGGGTGAAGGTACGGGTGCGGGACGGCCGGGTGCGCTGCCGCGCCTTCCCGTTCGTCGTGCTCACGAGCAACGGGGAGCGCGACTTCCCGGCGCCGCTGATGCGCCGGTGCATCCACCTGGAGCTGGGGCGCCCCGACCACAACCGGCTCGCCACCTTCGTCCGCGCGCATCTCGGTGTCGAGGCGGCGCGCGCGGGGGACGATCTGATCACGCGGTTCCTGGAGCGGTCGCGCAGTGAACTCCTCGCGGCGGACCAGTTGCTGAACGCGATCTACCTCACCGACGCGGCCGCGCCCCCCAGTCGTGACCGTCTGGCCGACCTGCTCATCCAGCGACTCGACCGGCCGAGGTGA
- a CDS encoding SAV_2336 N-terminal domain-related protein, whose product MPQLCDALWLARWTRPVEDPEPEGPAARTDGRPAPRRDGSHGRSGGGRPETGRTERPERPQRNAGDDGRVSLYPVPQDGAPQARGAGRAAALPVGVPAAPVLPAPLELQRALRRLQRYRSPAPPLRLRLDETATAERSAQAGGLILPVHRAVTRGDARLQLVLDASSSMRVWDRLFIELQDVFGQLGAFSDIQVAHLHQGPDGEPAVSRSPDAYAAPLHSADRLSDPTGRRIVLFVSDCAGPLWHSGHAHRLLHQLSRQGPVAVLQPLPQRLWNRTRLPVLFCRLSRGETLGGASALRVRTATGGPVEVRRGAVPVPVLPPEPVALGAWARLLSGAGAGPVPGAVGWVRADQPPAPTARADRRRTPFERVSRFSSSASPAAGRLAVYLAAAPLCLPVMQLVQRTMLPDSGPAELAEVLVGGLLTRASEEYADGGAQWYRIEPDVRDALLSRLGRDEAMLVLKHCSEYIEQRFGKGGPNFPALALAQLGDGGAGRPYAPATHRTDHGDDGGRTDHGDNGGDGDEAPVPQPFAEVAARVLRRFMPLPEQFESHNGRGGPGHAADRPTHRAVRRARTLIERFDSEGMIQDAIDAVQLLRGATEREREGADPELWAEYAACTLRLWEVQGGDELLQEAETAAERATAHPRRLHERAVLAKVLHAAATDRRRRGDRTGALDLLRRADREYAVACAAPGLDENQALKLTLERVRALEAQWRLGGDSALLQGAVGMLEAFADVWPDRRLRPPELPLEHGRILLRLSGATADPVQARLYAEQGAQSLRNALDTGGQPYTAESARARVRVLLDLVDALLQAGGSLDDAQARVDEGLALVREQGRRASLLARAGRIAVARYAESGEPADLEAAADHFGQAAQRMSRDAPAHADILAEWGEALLRLAGLPYARAQGMLSPAIRVLRDCRMETPAGSPRVAHRLLLLGRALMLRYRARGDRVDLREAEHLFGLAAAEAGDPLLAAHCRLELGQVQFEAYRSLRRPARLDLAVDAFRDAAEAAREAEGVAETDRGRQEAVQAGAQAHHWRGMSYEAAARPRAARDAYRAARAEWSRLPEGSLVTEGPTAPETTRRLAELERVS is encoded by the coding sequence GTGCCGCAGCTGTGCGACGCGCTCTGGCTGGCCCGGTGGACGCGGCCGGTGGAGGACCCGGAGCCGGAGGGTCCGGCGGCCCGGACCGACGGCCGTCCCGCGCCCCGGCGTGACGGCTCGCACGGACGGAGCGGGGGCGGACGCCCGGAGACCGGGCGGACCGAGCGCCCGGAGCGGCCGCAGCGCAACGCGGGCGACGACGGCCGGGTGAGCCTGTACCCGGTGCCGCAGGACGGAGCGCCGCAGGCCCGCGGCGCGGGACGCGCGGCCGCCCTGCCGGTCGGCGTACCGGCTGCCCCCGTGCTGCCCGCCCCGCTCGAACTCCAGCGCGCATTACGGCGGTTGCAGCGCTACCGGAGCCCGGCGCCGCCCCTGCGTCTGCGGCTCGACGAGACGGCGACGGCGGAGCGGAGCGCGCAGGCCGGCGGACTGATCCTGCCCGTCCACCGGGCCGTCACCCGGGGCGACGCCCGGCTCCAACTGGTCCTGGACGCCTCGTCCTCGATGCGTGTGTGGGACCGGCTGTTCATCGAACTTCAGGATGTGTTCGGTCAGTTGGGTGCCTTCTCGGACATCCAGGTCGCCCATCTGCACCAGGGACCCGACGGCGAGCCGGCCGTCAGCCGCAGCCCCGACGCCTACGCGGCGCCGCTGCACTCCGCGGACCGGCTCAGCGACCCCACCGGACGGCGGATCGTGCTGTTCGTCAGCGACTGCGCGGGCCCTCTGTGGCACAGCGGCCACGCCCACCGCCTGCTGCACCAGCTCTCCCGGCAGGGCCCCGTCGCCGTGCTCCAGCCACTGCCGCAACGCCTGTGGAACCGCACCCGTCTGCCGGTGCTGTTCTGCCGGCTGAGCCGCGGCGAGACGCTGGGCGGAGCGTCCGCGCTGCGCGTGCGCACCGCCACGGGCGGCCCGGTGGAGGTGCGCCGCGGAGCGGTGCCGGTGCCCGTGCTGCCGCCCGAGCCGGTCGCCCTCGGCGCCTGGGCCAGGCTGCTGTCGGGCGCGGGCGCAGGGCCCGTCCCGGGCGCGGTGGGCTGGGTGCGCGCGGACCAGCCGCCCGCGCCGACGGCACGGGCCGACCGCAGGCGCACCCCGTTCGAACGGGTCAGCAGGTTCAGCTCCAGCGCCTCCCCGGCCGCCGGGCGGCTCGCCGTCTACCTGGCCGCGGCACCTCTGTGCCTGCCGGTGATGCAGCTCGTGCAGCGCACGATGCTGCCCGACTCGGGCCCGGCCGAACTCGCCGAGGTGCTGGTCGGCGGGCTGCTCACACGCGCGTCGGAGGAGTACGCGGACGGCGGCGCCCAGTGGTACCGGATCGAGCCGGACGTGCGGGACGCCCTGCTGTCCCGGCTGGGTCGCGACGAGGCCATGCTGGTGCTCAAGCACTGCTCGGAGTACATCGAGCAGCGTTTCGGCAAGGGCGGCCCCAACTTCCCGGCGCTCGCCCTGGCGCAGCTGGGCGACGGCGGCGCGGGCCGCCCCTACGCCCCCGCCACCCACCGCACGGACCACGGCGACGACGGCGGCCGCACCGACCACGGGGACAACGGCGGCGACGGCGACGAAGCCCCCGTGCCGCAGCCCTTCGCGGAGGTCGCGGCGCGCGTCCTGCGGCGGTTCATGCCGCTGCCGGAGCAGTTCGAGAGTCACAACGGCCGCGGCGGCCCGGGACACGCCGCGGACCGGCCGACCCACCGGGCGGTGCGCAGGGCCCGCACGCTGATCGAGCGCTTCGACAGCGAGGGCATGATCCAGGACGCCATCGACGCGGTGCAGCTGCTGCGCGGCGCCACCGAGCGCGAGCGTGAGGGCGCGGATCCCGAGCTGTGGGCCGAGTACGCGGCCTGCACCCTGCGCCTGTGGGAGGTGCAGGGCGGCGACGAGCTGCTCCAGGAGGCCGAGACCGCCGCCGAACGGGCCACCGCGCATCCCCGCAGACTGCACGAGCGCGCCGTGCTGGCCAAGGTGCTGCACGCCGCCGCGACCGACCGCAGGCGGCGCGGCGACCGCACCGGCGCCCTGGACCTGCTGCGCCGCGCCGACCGGGAGTACGCCGTCGCCTGCGCGGCACCCGGCCTCGACGAGAACCAGGCGCTGAAGCTCACCCTGGAACGGGTGCGCGCACTGGAGGCGCAGTGGCGGCTCGGCGGTGACAGCGCGCTGCTCCAGGGCGCCGTCGGCATGCTGGAGGCCTTCGCCGACGTCTGGCCGGACCGGCGCCTGCGCCCGCCGGAACTCCCGCTGGAGCACGGCCGGATCCTGCTGCGGCTCTCCGGCGCCACCGCCGACCCCGTCCAGGCCCGGCTCTACGCCGAGCAGGGCGCGCAGTCGCTGCGCAACGCCCTGGACACCGGCGGGCAGCCGTACACGGCCGAGTCGGCACGCGCGCGGGTGCGCGTCCTGCTCGACCTGGTCGACGCGCTGCTCCAGGCGGGCGGCTCCCTGGACGACGCCCAGGCCCGGGTCGACGAAGGGCTCGCCCTGGTGCGCGAACAGGGCCGCCGGGCGTCCCTGCTGGCCCGGGCCGGCCGGATCGCCGTGGCCCGGTACGCCGAGTCGGGCGAACCCGCCGACCTGGAGGCGGCGGCGGACCACTTCGGGCAGGCGGCCCAGCGCATGTCCCGCGACGCGCCCGCGCACGCCGACATCCTCGCCGAGTGGGGCGAGGCGCTGCTGCGGCTGGCCGGACTCCCGTACGCGCGCGCCCAGGGCATGCTGTCCCCGGCGATCCGCGTCCTGCGGGACTGCCGGATGGAGACCCCGGCGGGCAGCCCCCGGGTCGCCCACCGGCTGCTGCTGCTCGGCCGCGCGCTGATGCTGCGCTACCGGGCCCGCGGCGACCGCGTCGACCTGCGCGAGGCCGAGCACCTCTTCGGCCTCGCGGCGGCCGAGGCGGGGGATCCGCTGCTCGCCGCCCACTGCCGCCTGGAACTCGGCCAGGTCCAGTTCGAGGCCTACCGCAGCCTGCGCCGCCCGGCCCGCCTCGACCTGGCGGTCGACGCCTTCCGCGACGCGGCGGAGGCGGCCCGGGAGGCCGAGGGAGTGGCCGAAACGGACCGCGGACGGCAGGAGGCCGTCCAGGCGGGTGCGCAAGCGCACCACTGGCGGGGTATGTCCTACGAGGCGGCCGCTCGTCCGAGGGCCGCCCGGGACGCCTACCGGGCGGCCCGAGCGGAGTGGTCGCGCCTGCCGGAGGGCAGCCTGGTCACCGAGGGCCCGACGGCCCCGGAGACGACCCGGCGACTGGCCGAACTGGAGCGTGTGTCGTGA
- a CDS encoding DUF6104 family protein, whose product MYFTDRGIEELEKRRGEEEVTFEWLAEQLRTFVDLNPDFEVPVERLATWLARLDDEDDE is encoded by the coding sequence ATGTACTTCACCGATCGCGGAATCGAGGAACTCGAGAAGCGGCGCGGCGAGGAGGAAGTCACCTTCGAGTGGCTCGCCGAGCAGCTGCGGACGTTCGTCGACCTCAACCCGGACTTCGAAGTACCGGTGGAGCGGCTGGCGACCTGGCTGGCGCGCCTGGACGACGAGGACGACGAGTAG
- a CDS encoding DUF4097 family beta strand repeat-containing protein has protein sequence MSEWSVAEPRKLSFDEPVNELHVRIVDGTVNVVGTDEAVARLEVSRLEGPPLVVSHQDGNLTVAYEDLPWKGFLKWLDRKGWRRSAVVSLAVPAGTRVEVGVVSAGAVVSGIDGHAEVKGVNGDTTLVGLAGPVRADTVSGSVEAQALTGDLRFNSVSGDLTVVEAGSSVKADSVSGSMIVDLDPTSRPTTIDLTSVSGEIAIRLPHPADARVEANTASGSVSNAFEDLKVSGQWGAKRITGRLGAGNGTLKATTVTGSIALLRRPATDETAQAPRDGTAGDAWEHATQDARDDGRQPKAPAGSGDNADSGPGGESSSGYPADSTTDKKVL, from the coding sequence ATGTCCGAATGGTCCGTCGCAGAGCCGAGGAAGCTCTCTTTCGACGAGCCCGTGAACGAACTGCACGTGCGCATCGTCGACGGCACGGTGAACGTCGTGGGCACCGACGAGGCCGTCGCCCGTCTGGAGGTCTCGCGGCTCGAGGGGCCGCCCCTGGTGGTGAGCCATCAGGACGGGAACCTGACGGTGGCGTACGAGGACCTGCCCTGGAAGGGCTTCCTCAAGTGGCTCGACCGCAAGGGCTGGCGGCGCAGCGCCGTGGTCTCGCTGGCCGTGCCGGCCGGCACCCGCGTGGAGGTGGGCGTGGTGAGCGCGGGGGCGGTGGTCTCCGGCATCGACGGCCACGCGGAGGTGAAGGGGGTCAATGGCGACACGACCCTCGTGGGACTCGCCGGCCCGGTGCGCGCGGACACCGTCTCCGGAAGCGTGGAGGCACAGGCGCTCACCGGCGACCTTCGGTTCAACTCCGTGTCGGGCGACCTGACCGTGGTCGAGGCGGGCTCCTCGGTGAAGGCGGACTCCGTGAGCGGCTCGATGATCGTCGACCTCGACCCCACGAGCCGCCCGACGACGATCGACCTGACCAGCGTCTCCGGGGAGATCGCCATCCGGCTCCCCCACCCGGCGGACGCGCGGGTGGAGGCGAACACCGCCAGCGGCTCGGTCTCCAACGCCTTCGAGGACCTCAAGGTCAGCGGCCAGTGGGGCGCCAAGCGCATCACCGGCCGGCTGGGCGCGGGCAACGGCACCCTGAAGGCGACGACGGTCACCGGTTCGATCGCCCTGCTGCGACGGCCCGCGACCGACGAGACGGCACAGGCCCCCCGGGACGGCACGGCGGGCGACGCGTGGGAACACGCGACGCAGGACGCGAGGGACGACGGGCGGCAGCCGAAGGCACCGGCCGGCTCGGGGGACAATGCCGATTCCGGCCCGGGCGGCGAGAGCTCCTCCGGCTACCCGGCCGACAGCACGACCGACAAGAAGGTGCTCTGA
- a CDS encoding helix-turn-helix transcriptional regulator, giving the protein MPPVFAHGRLRLYLLKLLDEAPRHGYEVIRLLEERFQGLYAPSAGTVYPRLAKLEAEGLVTHTTEGGRKVYAITDAGRAELADRSGELADLELEIRESVAELAAEIRADVRGAAGDLRREMRAAATEARRGGGTGSAHRAAPGEYGESGESGEYGDKESWRAAKEEMRRVKQEWKEQARRAKDESRRAREEAQRARRQAKEAQEHARSQAQEEVQRIARRVQEQVQDHFARGDWPTGVREGLTELAKEFGEFGKDFGREYGKDFGFGRTGTTGATGATGPRKTAGPEQPRTPEPPGAPAQGAPTTDASRGPAGTTAAPEYSVTSDDFPAAYEPAWAHEETGGEPTRDLDRLLDRFRDDIRDAARDHGVTADQLREARRHLSTAAAHIGVILRSPGV; this is encoded by the coding sequence ATGCCTCCCGTCTTCGCCCACGGCCGCCTCCGTCTCTACCTGCTGAAGCTGCTGGACGAGGCGCCGCGCCACGGCTACGAGGTGATCCGCCTCCTCGAAGAACGCTTCCAGGGGCTCTACGCGCCGTCGGCGGGCACGGTCTACCCCCGCCTGGCCAAGCTGGAGGCCGAGGGGCTGGTCACCCACACCACCGAGGGCGGCCGCAAGGTGTACGCCATCACGGACGCGGGCCGGGCCGAGCTGGCGGACCGCAGCGGCGAACTGGCCGACCTGGAGCTCGAGATCCGTGAGTCGGTCGCCGAACTGGCCGCCGAGATCCGGGCCGACGTGCGCGGCGCGGCGGGCGACCTGCGCCGCGAGATGCGGGCGGCGGCCACCGAGGCCCGCCGGGGTGGCGGGACCGGTTCGGCGCACCGCGCCGCACCCGGCGAGTACGGGGAGTCCGGGGAGTCCGGGGAGTACGGCGACAAGGAGTCGTGGCGCGCCGCCAAGGAGGAGATGCGCCGCGTCAAGCAGGAGTGGAAGGAACAGGCGCGCCGGGCCAAGGACGAGAGCCGCCGGGCCCGTGAGGAGGCCCAGCGGGCCCGCCGCCAGGCCAAGGAGGCGCAGGAACACGCCCGTTCGCAGGCCCAGGAAGAGGTGCAGCGCATCGCACGCCGGGTCCAGGAACAGGTCCAGGACCACTTCGCCCGGGGCGACTGGCCCACCGGGGTCCGGGAGGGCCTGACGGAACTCGCCAAGGAGTTCGGCGAGTTCGGCAAGGACTTCGGAAGGGAGTACGGCAAGGACTTCGGCTTCGGGCGCACGGGTACGACGGGCGCGACGGGCGCGACGGGTCCGAGGAAGACCGCGGGCCCGGAACAGCCCCGCACCCCGGAGCCTCCCGGCGCCCCGGCCCAGGGCGCCCCCACCACGGACGCGTCCCGCGGCCCGGCCGGCACCACTGCGGCGCCGGAGTACTCCGTCACCTCGGATGACTTCCCCGCCGCGTACGAGCCGGCATGGGCCCACGAGGAAACCGGCGGTGAGCCGACACGCGATCTGGACCGTCTCCTGGACCGCTTCCGGGACGACATCCGCGACGCCGCCCGCGACCACGGCGTCACGGCGGACCAGCTCCGCGAGGCGCGCCGCCACCTGTCCACGGCGGCGGCACACATCGGAGTGATACTCCGGTCCCCCGGGGTGTGA
- a CDS encoding trypsin-like peptidase domain-containing protein: protein MRIHRPVVGYALEEPGTFLGSGFFVAPNWVLTCAHVACGGEGGEVAVVYETAPGRGTSSAPGRVVATLPDLTDRTGRGARADGAEPAGRAEWGPPAADRLPVGNWPAPDLALVQLTEPVDDHECVYVSERPAAYYGEGRVLYAGWTENEGRLQVMDGTLTVQGTIGGWSSDVQMRLGDNDLPYGVSGGPVIDPVRGEVIGVLKARSDHRPGGTSTGIEQLRTLRVPAEAVRAEHGDLYQAVFHAHDRYHRDRQRHPASRRQTWTDVQGRLGARPGRTLSPDERIQLLGRLAELPPPQSTRGLLDILDSLPDFQTLSPLPAPRGWRDGLGALYESASDDGALELVLDYAMRAMSAPRPFVVPSTPDAEKALWVWVWQAAQRLSARYRAGLAEQRIERLRRRDEAQHDVPDTFWGGAHSAGGPGGRVPHRRGGPHARARAGVGAGAVGSAARPSALLELVLRGWEPDRCDWSVSVAAPGGEVVRLREAERTPLADLPAHLAGPLGEAFRHCDEPGRPALLQVALPHALLGLEVDTWRLPPDDEPLGAQRPLVVRCADRDLLPDEAYGAYAGVGAYPGDLAYPGNGADGRGGTGAGDPHGARHPAPSGGPAGPGDPHGVRSAGERDDPAGPDGAIDVDDTYGADDAVYVDDADDADDVDDVDRERRARWRWLHAHRAKAEVLDCDEGLRKPVPTVEELRALSHGTVPVLCRYGDLRYEDDAEALARIVLGGYGVALWRRRRGRPDTVCGEFHRGTIDGIAEPPSARYLPEAVHELRMRLRAGRTESFWADGLTLLYDDPHQPLPGTGDLLEAP from the coding sequence GTGCGCATTCATCGCCCGGTCGTCGGGTATGCCCTGGAGGAGCCCGGCACGTTCCTCGGGAGCGGCTTCTTCGTCGCCCCCAACTGGGTTCTGACCTGCGCACATGTGGCCTGCGGCGGGGAGGGGGGCGAGGTCGCCGTGGTGTACGAGACGGCACCGGGGCGCGGTACGTCCTCCGCCCCCGGGCGGGTGGTGGCGACGCTCCCCGACCTGACCGACCGGACCGGTCGAGGCGCCCGGGCCGACGGTGCCGAACCGGCCGGCCGCGCCGAGTGGGGGCCGCCCGCCGCCGACCGGCTGCCCGTCGGCAACTGGCCCGCCCCGGATCTGGCCCTCGTCCAGCTCACCGAACCCGTCGACGACCACGAGTGCGTCTACGTCTCCGAGCGCCCCGCCGCCTACTACGGCGAGGGGCGCGTGCTCTACGCCGGCTGGACGGAGAACGAGGGCCGCTTACAGGTCATGGACGGCACCCTCACCGTGCAGGGCACCATCGGCGGCTGGTCGTCGGACGTGCAGATGCGGCTGGGCGACAACGACCTGCCGTACGGCGTCTCGGGCGGCCCGGTGATCGACCCCGTGCGCGGAGAGGTGATCGGGGTTCTCAAGGCACGCTCGGACCACCGTCCGGGCGGCACGTCGACCGGGATCGAGCAGCTGCGCACCCTGCGCGTCCCCGCGGAGGCGGTGCGGGCCGAGCACGGCGACCTCTACCAGGCCGTCTTCCACGCCCACGACCGTTACCACCGCGACCGGCAGCGCCATCCGGCCTCCCGGCGCCAGACCTGGACCGACGTACAGGGCCGCCTCGGCGCACGGCCGGGCCGCACCCTCAGTCCGGACGAGCGGATCCAGCTGCTGGGGCGGCTCGCCGAACTCCCGCCGCCGCAGAGCACCCGCGGCCTGCTGGACATCCTCGACTCCCTGCCGGACTTCCAGACCCTCAGCCCGCTGCCCGCGCCGCGCGGCTGGCGCGACGGGCTCGGAGCGCTGTACGAGAGCGCGAGTGACGACGGCGCGCTGGAACTCGTCCTCGACTACGCGATGCGCGCCATGTCCGCTCCGCGCCCGTTCGTCGTGCCGAGCACCCCGGACGCCGAGAAGGCCCTGTGGGTCTGGGTGTGGCAGGCCGCGCAGCGGCTGAGCGCCCGCTACCGGGCCGGTCTCGCCGAGCAGCGCATCGAGCGGCTGCGCCGGCGGGACGAGGCGCAGCACGACGTCCCCGACACCTTCTGGGGCGGCGCCCACTCCGCCGGCGGTCCCGGCGGGCGCGTGCCCCATCGGCGCGGCGGACCCCACGCACGCGCGCGTGCGGGCGTCGGCGCCGGTGCCGTGGGCAGCGCGGCCCGGCCCTCCGCCCTGCTCGAACTGGTCCTGCGCGGCTGGGAACCGGACCGCTGCGACTGGTCGGTGTCGGTGGCCGCGCCCGGCGGGGAGGTGGTCCGCCTGCGCGAGGCCGAACGCACCCCGCTGGCCGACCTTCCCGCGCACCTCGCGGGCCCGCTCGGCGAGGCGTTCCGCCACTGCGACGAGCCCGGCAGGCCGGCGCTCCTCCAGGTGGCGCTGCCCCACGCGCTGCTCGGCCTGGAGGTCGACACCTGGCGACTGCCGCCCGACGACGAGCCGTTGGGCGCCCAGCGCCCGCTCGTCGTGCGCTGCGCCGACCGCGACCTGCTCCCCGACGAGGCGTACGGCGCGTATGCGGGGGTCGGGGCGTACCCGGGGGACCTCGCGTATCCGGGGAACGGTGCGGACGGAAGGGGCGGCACCGGTGCGGGCGACCCGCACGGTGCGCGCCACCCGGCTCCATCGGGCGGTCCCGCCGGGCCGGGCGATCCGCACGGCGTGCGCTCTGCGGGCGAGCGGGACGACCCGGCCGGTCCGGACGGTGCGATCGATGTGGACGACACGTACGGCGCGGACGACGCGGTCTACGTGGACGACGCGGACGACGCGGACGACGTGGACGACGTCGACCGGGAGCGACGGGCCCGCTGGCGCTGGCTGCACGCGCACCGCGCGAAGGCCGAAGTCCTGGACTGCGACGAGGGGTTGCGCAAACCCGTACCGACCGTGGAGGAGTTGCGCGCGCTGTCGCACGGGACCGTCCCGGTGCTCTGCCGCTACGGCGACCTCCGCTACGAGGACGACGCCGAGGCGCTCGCCCGGATCGTGCTCGGGGGCTACGGCGTGGCCCTGTGGCGCCGACGGCGCGGCCGGCCCGACACCGTCTGCGGGGAGTTCCACCGCGGCACGATCGACGGCATCGCCGAACCACCCAGCGCGCGGTATCTGCCGGAGGCCGTGCACGAGCTCCGCATGCGGCTGCGCGCGGGCCGTACGGAGTCCTTCTGGGCCGACGGCCTGACCCTGTTGTACGACGACCCCCACCAGCCCCTCCCCGGAACGGGTGACCTGCTGGAGGCCCCTTGA